The following proteins are co-located in the Flammeovirga kamogawensis genome:
- the rimM gene encoding ribosome maturation factor RimM (Essential for efficient processing of 16S rRNA), protein MHKDDCFEFGKITKTHGLKGEVLFFLDVDDPSKYEGIDAVFIERRGNLVPFFLEYLSLHNNRYIAKFEDIDTIEDAEALKDAQLFLPMSALPKLPEGQFYYHDIVDFKVVDQNLGELGTVSKIYTNSAQDILEMEYKGKEVLIPISDDIILTAELDNKVLNTNLPEGLLDIYME, encoded by the coding sequence ATGCATAAAGATGATTGTTTTGAGTTTGGTAAGATTACAAAAACTCACGGGTTAAAAGGAGAAGTTTTATTCTTTTTAGATGTTGATGATCCTTCTAAGTACGAAGGTATTGATGCTGTATTTATTGAAAGAAGAGGGAATCTAGTTCCTTTCTTTTTAGAGTACCTTTCTCTACATAACAATAGATACATTGCTAAGTTTGAAGATATTGATACAATTGAAGATGCTGAAGCATTGAAAGATGCTCAATTATTCCTTCCAATGTCTGCTTTACCTAAATTACCAGAAGGTCAATTTTACTATCATGATATCGTTGATTTTAAAGTTGTAGATCAAAACCTTGGTGAATTGGGTACTGTTAGTAAAATCTATACAAATTCTGCTCAGGATATTTTAGAGATGGAGTATAAAGGTAAAGAAGTATTAATACCTATCAGTGATGATATTATTTTAACAGCAGAACTTGATAACAAAGTACTTAATACAAATTTACCAGAAGGATTACTTGATATTTACATGGAATAA
- a CDS encoding SPFH domain-containing protein encodes MTDKYIKGFSGYFMIVIQAALFGLAGYVLSLPNLGAVSMLILFIDLVLIRGYFVTHQGEAVLLSLMGKYKGTIDVAGFYWSHPFRSIKRVSLKDHVNMVGPWETFAKDGVQLEVSIELRWKVEDAAKAQFGLSNIKESVSSIAKETAQTLIEMYPYEDLGKERVSLRLHSNTISSAYATALKKKLLENGLYLESARFNGVRQLSKKRSTEDAVSLAQQMVQEVDELNQLSESEKADMKLQLLTLLMTEK; translated from the coding sequence ATGACTGACAAATATATTAAAGGATTTTCTGGATACTTTATGATTGTAATCCAAGCTGCTCTATTTGGTTTAGCTGGCTATGTACTCTCATTACCTAATTTAGGAGCTGTGTCTATGCTTATCCTTTTTATCGACCTAGTTTTAATTAGAGGATATTTTGTTACTCACCAAGGTGAAGCTGTATTGCTTTCTTTAATGGGTAAATATAAAGGCACTATTGATGTTGCTGGGTTTTATTGGTCTCATCCATTTAGATCTATAAAAAGAGTTTCTTTAAAAGACCACGTAAATATGGTTGGCCCTTGGGAAACTTTTGCAAAAGATGGTGTTCAGTTAGAAGTAAGTATAGAATTACGCTGGAAAGTTGAAGATGCAGCTAAAGCACAATTTGGACTATCTAATATTAAGGAATCTGTAAGTTCTATTGCAAAAGAAACAGCACAAACGTTAATAGAAATGTATCCGTATGAAGATTTAGGAAAAGAACGTGTTTCTTTGCGCTTACATTCTAATACCATCTCTAGTGCGTATGCTACTGCATTAAAAAAGAAGCTATTAGAAAATGGCTTGTATTTAGAAAGTGCTCGTTTTAATGGTGTTAGACAATTAAGTAAAAAGCGTTCTACAGAAGATGCTGTTTCTCTAGCACAACAAATGGTACAAGAAGTTGATGAATTAAATCAACTATCTGAAAGTGAAAAGGCAGATATGAAACTCCAGTTATTAACATTGTTAATGACAGAGAAATAA
- the pth gene encoding aminoacyl-tRNA hydrolase → MKYLIVGLGNIGPEYANTRHNIGFMVADHLAKENGASFTMDRLAYVTDFKHKGRSITVIKPTTFMNLSGKALKYWANQLKIKTENILVIVDDLALPYTTLRMRGKGGAAGHNGLKDIEAQLQTAAYPRLRFGIGDNYSKGKQIDFVLGEFSEDEKIDLSTLIEKSSEMCLSFCSIGLARTMNQYNK, encoded by the coding sequence ATGAAATATTTGATTGTAGGCCTTGGTAACATTGGACCTGAATATGCAAATACCAGACATAATATTGGCTTTATGGTTGCTGATCATTTAGCAAAAGAAAATGGTGCATCTTTTACAATGGATCGATTGGCTTATGTTACTGATTTTAAACATAAAGGCAGAAGCATTACAGTAATTAAACCTACTACTTTTATGAATTTAAGTGGAAAGGCTTTAAAATACTGGGCAAATCAGTTAAAAATAAAAACAGAGAATATTCTGGTTATTGTAGATGACCTTGCACTTCCTTATACAACTTTAAGAATGAGGGGTAAAGGCGGAGCTGCTGGCCATAATGGTCTGAAAGACATAGAAGCTCAGTTACAAACAGCTGCTTACCCTAGGTTACGTTTTGGTATTGGCGACAATTACTCAAAAGGTAAACAAATTGATTTTGTATTGGGTGAGTTTTCTGAAGATGAAAAAATTGATCTAAGTACATTAATTGAAAAGTCTTCTGAAATGTGTTTATCTTTCTGTTCTATTGGCCTAGCAAGAACCATGAATCAATACAACAAATAA
- a CDS encoding alpha/beta fold hydrolase produces the protein MNLFYREIGEKGNTPFLIFHGLFGQCDNWMTLGKVLSEKFHVFMIDQRNHGQSPHSEDFSYQFLADDIKDFIEQHEIEKPIVLGHSMGGKAVMQFAANYPLMLSRMIVVDIAPRFYPVHHQVILEGLNALPITTIKTRGEADKALAEYIPNFGERSFLLKNIYRKKEGGFAWRPNLKVITEKIEEVGKALESNHLIEVPTLFIGGGNSNYIQAVDQKEINEKFASVHIVMIEGAGHWVHAEKPKELLDAINQFVF, from the coding sequence ATGAATTTGTTTTATAGAGAAATTGGTGAAAAAGGAAATACTCCTTTCTTGATATTTCATGGTTTATTTGGGCAATGTGATAATTGGATGACTTTAGGTAAAGTATTGTCAGAGAAATTTCATGTTTTTATGATCGATCAGCGTAACCATGGTCAGTCACCACATAGTGAAGATTTTTCATATCAATTTTTAGCAGATGATATTAAAGATTTTATAGAGCAACATGAAATAGAAAAACCAATTGTTTTAGGCCATTCTATGGGAGGTAAGGCAGTAATGCAATTTGCCGCAAATTATCCTTTAATGTTAAGTAGAATGATTGTAGTTGATATTGCACCTCGTTTTTATCCTGTACATCATCAGGTTATTTTAGAAGGATTAAATGCACTACCTATAACAACAATCAAAACTAGAGGTGAAGCAGATAAAGCCTTGGCTGAATATATACCAAATTTTGGCGAGCGTTCTTTCTTACTTAAAAATATATATCGTAAAAAAGAAGGTGGGTTTGCTTGGCGACCAAACTTAAAAGTAATTACAGAGAAGATTGAAGAGGTAGGTAAGGCATTAGAATCAAATCATTTAATTGAGGTGCCTACGTTGTTTATAGGTGGAGGTAATTCTAATTATATTCAAGCTGTTGATCAGAAAGAGATTAATGAAAAGTTCGCTTCAGTGCATATTGTTATGATAGAAGGAGCAGGGCATTGGGTACATGCAGAAAAGCCAAAAGAATTGTTGGATGCAATTAATCAGTTTGTTTTTTAA
- a CDS encoding nitroreductase family protein, with product MNSTEDFIPYISDNISDEEMLLCSEKYYSKINKRRSLREFSKKQVPKEIIENIIKAASCAPSGANKQPWMFCAVSSAEVKKNIRKAAEKEEYEGYHGRMSDEWIEDLKQFGTDWHKEFLEEAPWLIVVFKQVYNIDDEGIRHNNYYVNESVGLATGFLLNAIHEVGLVALTHTPSPMNFLVKELNRPANERPFLLIPVGYPKENSTVPNIERKPLDEISEWY from the coding sequence ATGAACTCTACAGAAGATTTTATACCATATATATCAGATAATATTTCTGATGAAGAAATGTTACTTTGCTCCGAGAAATATTACTCTAAAATTAACAAAAGGCGATCATTAAGAGAGTTTTCAAAAAAACAGGTTCCTAAGGAAATTATAGAGAATATTATTAAAGCCGCAAGTTGTGCACCTTCGGGAGCAAATAAGCAGCCATGGATGTTCTGTGCTGTTTCTTCTGCTGAGGTAAAGAAAAATATTAGAAAAGCTGCTGAAAAAGAAGAATATGAAGGTTATCACGGAAGAATGAGTGATGAGTGGATTGAAGATCTAAAGCAATTTGGAACAGATTGGCATAAAGAGTTTTTAGAAGAAGCTCCTTGGTTAATTGTTGTATTTAAGCAGGTTTATAATATAGATGATGAAGGAATTCGTCATAATAATTATTATGTAAACGAATCTGTAGGATTGGCTACTGGGTTTTTATTAAATGCAATTCATGAGGTAGGGTTAGTAGCATTAACGCATACACCTTCTCCAATGAACTTTTTAGTGAAAGAACTTAATAGACCTGCAAATGAACGTCCTTTCTTGCTAATACCTGTTGGATATCCGAAAGAGAATTCAACAGTACCGAATATTGAAAGAAAACCTTTAGATGAAATTTCTGAGTGGTATTAA
- a CDS encoding exo-beta-N-acetylmuramidase NamZ family protein: MNIITKKIEYSSLFIRYSVLTLLLFFTLISSSKANDSIPSVKVGIEVLRDKNFKSLEGKRIGLVTNPTGIDHNFISTIDILHQAPNVQLTALYGPEHGARGDTDAGAHVNSYIDKITGLTVYSLYGKTRKPTPEMLQNVDVIVYDIQDIGVRSYTFISTLGLVMEAAAENNKEVIVLDRPNPLGGNKIEGNIVEPNFFSFVSQFPIPYIYGMTVGELAYMMNYEGWLKNKAQCKLTVIPMKGWKRNMRFKDTGREWVPTSPHIPFQEIAELYPATGIIGELEASFIGIGYTLPFSLLGAEWIDGLKYAEALNKLNLDGVHFRPISFTPYYKDKKGMKLHGVQVYITNFSTVRLSEIQFHALAVHHQLYPDKDLFKGKENRFNMFDKVCGSDQIRTRFTQSYSFDSIKNYWRKDEATFKKKSAVYYMYR, from the coding sequence ATGAACATAATTACAAAGAAAATAGAATATAGTAGTTTATTCATCCGTTACTCGGTACTAACATTATTATTGTTTTTCACTCTTATTTCATCTTCTAAAGCAAATGATAGTATCCCTTCAGTAAAAGTTGGTATAGAAGTCCTTCGCGATAAAAACTTTAAATCTTTAGAAGGTAAAAGAATTGGACTAGTTACAAACCCTACAGGTATTGACCATAATTTCATCTCTACTATTGATATTTTACATCAAGCCCCAAACGTTCAGCTTACTGCACTTTATGGGCCAGAACATGGTGCTAGAGGAGATACAGATGCAGGGGCACATGTAAATAGTTATATTGATAAAATAACTGGTTTAACGGTTTACTCTTTATATGGTAAAACTAGAAAACCAACTCCAGAAATGCTTCAAAATGTAGATGTTATTGTGTATGATATCCAAGATATCGGTGTAAGATCATATACTTTTATTAGTACGCTTGGACTTGTTATGGAAGCTGCTGCAGAAAACAATAAGGAGGTAATTGTTTTAGACAGACCTAACCCTTTAGGAGGAAATAAAATTGAAGGTAACATTGTAGAACCTAACTTTTTCTCTTTTGTAAGTCAGTTTCCTATTCCTTATATCTATGGAATGACTGTTGGCGAATTAGCATACATGATGAATTATGAAGGATGGTTAAAAAATAAAGCGCAATGTAAACTAACCGTAATTCCAATGAAAGGTTGGAAACGAAACATGAGATTTAAAGATACAGGAAGAGAGTGGGTGCCAACATCTCCACATATTCCTTTTCAAGAAATTGCAGAGCTTTACCCTGCCACTGGAATTATTGGAGAACTTGAAGCTAGTTTTATTGGTATTGGTTATACTTTACCTTTTAGTTTGTTAGGTGCAGAATGGATTGACGGTTTAAAATATGCAGAAGCACTAAATAAATTAAACTTAGATGGAGTACACTTCAGACCTATATCATTTACTCCTTATTATAAAGATAAAAAAGGGATGAAATTACACGGGGTACAAGTTTATATCACTAATTTTTCTACTGTAAGATTATCAGAAATTCAATTTCATGCTTTAGCAGTGCACCATCAACTTTACCCAGACAAAGATCTTTTTAAAGGGAAAGAAAATCGATTTAATATGTTTGATAAAGTCTGTGGAAGCGATCAAATAAGAACTCGATTTACACAGAGCTATTCTTTTGATAGTATAAAAAATTATTGGAGGAAAGATGAAGCAACTTTCAAGAAAAAATCTGCTGTTTATTATATGTATAGATAA
- the nagB gene encoding glucosamine-6-phosphate deaminase: MNTTLLNQQIMTDREFERLQTLSFGTSAEASIVIAQEIADLIRDKASKGENAVLGLATGSSPLKVYDELIRLHKEEGLSFKNVITFNLDEYYPMQPDSVHSYVRFMKENLFDHVDIDEKNIHIPDGTVAMENVYSFCQDYEAKIAAAGGLDIQVLGIGRTGHIGFNEPGSTENSRTRIVTLDAVTRIDAAPSFGGLDNVPKRAITMGVKPIMQAGRIIMMAWGSGKAPIVKKMVEGDISMQVPATFLQKHDNVSVYLDEGATENLTRITTPWLVREVEWTEAMIKKAVVWLAYKTGKPVLKLTNKDYLESGLDSVLSTKGSAYDLNIEVFNMLQHTISGWPGGKPNADDTQRPERAEPAKKRVIIFSPHPDDDVISMGGTFQRLVDQGHEVHVAYQTSGNIAVSDDDARRYATFTQSMMKTFGFDSAESRSKLKEITGFLDAKEEGDIDSLAVRQMKGQIRRDESIAACRYTGIPVENVHFLDLPFYETGKVRKNPVGTADIEIIKNLLTELKPEQIYAAGDLADPHGTHRVCLDAIFAALEELKTEEYMKNCWCWLYRGAWHEWPIDEIEMAVPMSPEQVLKKRKAIFFHESQKDGVVFQGTDDREFWQRAEERNAGTAKLYNKLGLAEYEAMEAFVRYHFI, from the coding sequence ATGAACACTACATTGTTGAACCAGCAAATTATGACAGACAGAGAGTTTGAACGCCTTCAAACTTTATCTTTTGGTACTAGTGCTGAAGCATCTATCGTTATTGCTCAAGAAATTGCGGATCTTATTCGTGATAAAGCTTCTAAAGGAGAAAATGCCGTTTTAGGTTTAGCTACTGGTTCATCACCTTTAAAAGTATACGATGAATTAATTCGTTTACATAAAGAAGAAGGTTTATCATTCAAAAATGTAATTACTTTCAACCTTGACGAGTATTATCCTATGCAACCTGATTCTGTACATTCGTATGTACGTTTCATGAAGGAGAACTTATTTGATCATGTTGATATTGATGAAAAAAACATTCACATTCCTGACGGTACTGTAGCAATGGAAAACGTGTATTCGTTTTGCCAAGACTACGAAGCTAAAATTGCTGCTGCAGGAGGTTTAGATATTCAAGTTTTAGGTATTGGTCGTACAGGTCATATTGGTTTTAACGAACCAGGTTCTACAGAAAATAGCCGTACTCGTATAGTTACTTTAGATGCAGTTACTCGTATTGATGCTGCCCCATCTTTTGGTGGTCTTGATAACGTTCCGAAACGTGCTATTACAATGGGTGTTAAGCCAATTATGCAAGCGGGTCGTATTATTATGATGGCTTGGGGTTCTGGAAAAGCACCTATCGTTAAGAAAATGGTAGAGGGTGATATCTCTATGCAAGTTCCTGCAACGTTCCTACAAAAACACGATAACGTTTCTGTTTACCTTGATGAAGGGGCTACTGAAAACTTAACGCGTATCACAACGCCGTGGTTAGTACGTGAGGTAGAATGGACAGAAGCAATGATTAAAAAAGCTGTGGTTTGGTTGGCTTATAAAACAGGTAAACCAGTGCTTAAACTAACAAACAAAGATTATTTAGAGAGCGGTTTAGATAGCGTTCTTTCAACTAAAGGTTCTGCATACGATTTGAATATTGAGGTATTCAATATGTTGCAACATACTATTTCTGGATGGCCAGGTGGAAAGCCTAATGCAGACGACACTCAACGTCCAGAAAGAGCAGAACCTGCTAAAAAACGTGTAATTATCTTCTCTCCTCATCCAGATGATGATGTAATCTCTATGGGTGGTACATTCCAACGTTTAGTAGATCAAGGACACGAAGTACATGTAGCTTACCAAACTTCTGGTAACATTGCGGTTTCTGATGATGATGCACGTAGATATGCAACATTTACACAATCAATGATGAAAACTTTCGGGTTTGATTCTGCAGAATCTCGTTCTAAGTTAAAAGAAATTACAGGTTTCTTAGATGCTAAAGAAGAAGGTGATATTGATTCATTAGCAGTACGTCAGATGAAAGGTCAAATTCGTCGTGATGAATCTATTGCAGCTTGTCGTTATACTGGTATTCCTGTAGAAAATGTGCATTTCTTAGATTTACCTTTCTACGAAACTGGTAAAGTACGTAAGAATCCTGTAGGAACAGCAGATATCGAAATCATCAAAAACTTATTGACTGAATTAAAGCCTGAGCAAATTTATGCAGCAGGTGATTTAGCCGATCCACACGGTACACACCGAGTTTGTTTAGATGCTATCTTCGCAGCTCTTGAAGAGTTGAAAACAGAAGAATACATGAAAAACTGCTGGTGTTGGTTATACAGAGGTGCATGGCACGAATGGCCAATCGATGAAATCGAAATGGCAGTACCAATGTCTCCTGAGCAAGTATTGAAAAAGCGTAAAGCAATTTTCTTCCACGAGTCTCAAAAAGATGGTGTAGTATTCCAAGGTACAGATGATCGTGAATTCTGGCAACGTGCCGAAGAGCGTAATGCTGGTACTGCAAAATTATATAACAAGCTTGGCTTGGCAGAGTATGAAGCAATGGAAGCGTTTGTACGTTACCACTTCATCTAA
- the nth gene encoding endonuclease III: MNKQEKVQDIVKTLQGLYPNPPIPLDHKDPFTLLVAVALSAQCTDERVNKITPLLFAKADNPYDMAKLTVEEIREIIKPCGLSPMKSKGIYGMSNIIIDKFGGEVPQNFKDLESLPAVGHKTASVVMSQAFGFPAFPVDTHIHRLMYRWGLTNGKNVEQTEKDAKRLFDEKDWNDLHLQIIYFGREYCPAQRHDPNECPICSKHGRKTLFIEKKSTKKKKTK; this comes from the coding sequence ATGAATAAGCAAGAAAAAGTACAAGACATAGTTAAAACGTTACAGGGATTATATCCAAACCCTCCAATTCCTTTAGATCATAAAGATCCGTTTACTTTATTAGTTGCTGTTGCTCTTTCTGCACAATGTACAGATGAACGTGTAAATAAAATTACACCTCTTCTTTTTGCTAAGGCAGATAATCCCTACGATATGGCTAAACTCACCGTAGAAGAAATAAGAGAGATTATCAAACCTTGCGGGCTTTCGCCTATGAAATCTAAAGGCATATATGGTATGTCTAATATAATAATTGATAAGTTTGGAGGAGAGGTTCCTCAAAATTTTAAAGATTTAGAATCTTTGCCAGCTGTCGGGCACAAAACTGCGTCTGTAGTAATGTCACAAGCATTTGGTTTTCCTGCTTTTCCTGTTGATACACATATTCATAGGCTAATGTACAGATGGGGATTAACGAATGGAAAAAACGTTGAACAGACAGAAAAAGATGCTAAACGACTTTTTGATGAAAAAGATTGGAATGATTTGCACTTACAGATCATTTACTTTGGCAGAGAATACTGCCCTGCGCAAAGACATGACCCAAATGAGTGCCCTATTTGCTCTAAGCACGGTAGAAAAACATTATTTATTGAAAAAAAATCAACAAAAAAGAAAAAAACTAAATAA
- a CDS encoding RNA polymerase sigma-70 factor → MEFDQIEEEELINLVKGGDRLAWEYITKEYYQAILNFINGMVRDWETAEELVQDIFVNFWTKREGLNINLSLKAYLYRAARNHTLNFLKRRNFEREYQKGVAETMVVSSNDTEDAYHFSELEKRLSTAIEGLPDKMKEIFKMSRFEDLTYKEIADTLDVPVRTVHYQIGLALKQLREQLKGFVDPSLMAVGGGIVIGLIIHVLTTGNFF, encoded by the coding sequence ATGGAATTCGATCAAATAGAAGAAGAAGAACTTATTAACCTTGTGAAAGGCGGTGACCGATTAGCATGGGAATACATAACAAAAGAATATTACCAAGCCATCTTAAATTTTATAAATGGAATGGTAAGAGATTGGGAAACAGCCGAGGAGTTAGTACAGGATATTTTTGTTAATTTCTGGACAAAAAGAGAAGGCTTAAATATTAATTTATCATTAAAAGCGTATTTATATAGAGCGGCAAGAAATCATACGCTTAACTTCTTGAAAAGGAGAAACTTTGAACGTGAATACCAAAAAGGTGTTGCAGAAACAATGGTAGTTTCTTCTAATGATACAGAAGATGCATATCATTTTTCTGAATTAGAAAAACGCTTATCTACAGCAATTGAAGGTTTACCTGATAAAATGAAGGAAATCTTTAAAATGAGTAGGTTTGAAGATTTAACGTATAAAGAAATTGCAGACACATTAGATGTACCAGTTAGGACGGTACATTATCAAATTGGTTTGGCATTAAAACAGTTAAGAGAACAGTTAAAAGGATTTGTGGATCCAAGTTTAATGGCTGTAGGTGGGGGCATTGTTATCGGATTGATAATTCATGTTTTAACTACAGGTAATTTTTTTTAA
- a CDS encoding FecR family protein: MDKEINIDWTLIARCLDGDNEAVETAKKIATTDTTFKGVLSEATAIWKQSNAIGQEKQHRVDVKFLDDKVGEIWQKILEVESEETSIAVSLSNQTESVEKEVVNIWNASEQLGKKQKRNVDATEMNAAMAKMLLRMNISEEEKATKEVELPKPTLKVSKPAAKTGTVERSMWSFQRSIAAAVAILLTVGLSTFYYFGSGADQITLEATNAMASVELPDGTQVWLNKNSALTYPKDFGEGDRVVSLKGDAFFEVERDEKHPFSIITSEATTTVLGTSFHLTQDQVDVVTGKVRFEDKSSGDYVVLVKDQKGYFKGGEVLKGESDELNAAKLMQSHLSFNGQTLEETIQVLSKAYHKTIVIQNEALKSRKFSGTFENKSFDVVIELMSEAVDFDYSVDENGTIIIK; this comes from the coding sequence ATGGATAAGGAAATTAACATTGATTGGACGCTGATTGCTAGATGTCTTGATGGTGATAATGAAGCTGTTGAAACGGCTAAAAAAATTGCTACAACTGACACGACATTTAAAGGCGTTCTATCTGAAGCAACGGCAATTTGGAAGCAATCCAATGCTATAGGTCAAGAGAAGCAACATCGTGTAGATGTGAAATTCTTAGATGACAAAGTAGGTGAGATTTGGCAAAAGATTTTGGAAGTAGAGTCTGAAGAGACTTCAATTGCAGTATCTTTATCTAATCAGACTGAAAGTGTAGAAAAAGAGGTAGTAAATATCTGGAACGCATCGGAGCAATTAGGAAAGAAGCAAAAACGTAATGTTGATGCGACTGAAATGAATGCTGCAATGGCCAAAATGCTACTTCGAATGAATATTTCTGAAGAAGAAAAGGCAACAAAAGAAGTTGAACTTCCTAAGCCAACATTGAAAGTATCTAAACCTGCAGCAAAAACAGGTACAGTAGAACGTTCTATGTGGAGTTTCCAAAGAAGTATAGCAGCAGCTGTAGCAATATTGTTAACTGTAGGTCTTTCTACTTTTTACTATTTTGGATCTGGAGCTGATCAAATTACTTTAGAAGCAACAAATGCTATGGCATCAGTTGAGTTACCAGATGGTACTCAGGTGTGGTTAAATAAAAACAGTGCTTTAACATACCCTAAAGATTTTGGAGAAGGAGATAGAGTAGTTTCTTTAAAAGGAGATGCCTTTTTTGAAGTAGAAAGAGATGAAAAACACCCATTTTCTATTATTACTTCTGAAGCTACAACAACTGTTTTAGGAACATCTTTCCATTTAACACAAGATCAAGTAGATGTTGTTACTGGTAAAGTTCGTTTTGAAGATAAATCTTCTGGAGATTATGTTGTTTTAGTTAAAGATCAAAAAGGATACTTTAAAGGTGGTGAAGTTTTAAAAGGAGAAAGTGATGAGTTAAACGCAGCTAAACTGATGCAATCTCATTTATCTTTTAATGGTCAAACTTTAGAGGAAACTATTCAAGTACTTTCTAAAGCATACCACAAAACAATTGTTATTCAGAACGAAGCTCTAAAAAGCAGAAAATTCTCTGGTACATTCGAAAACAAATCTTTTGATGTAGTAATAGAATTAATGTCTGAAGCAGTAGATTTTGACTATTCGGTAGACGAAAACGGAACAATTATCATCAAATAA
- the mnmE gene encoding tRNA uridine-5-carboxymethylaminomethyl(34) synthesis GTPase MnmE, giving the protein MHNTLELDTIVALATVPGQSAIHVIRLSGPDAINIVNKVFKGKDLEKQAGHTAHFGTIRQEDGTIVDEVLATIFYGPRSYTGENTVEISCHGSQFIVDQLLQLFMQVGARYAKAGEFTQRAFANGKLDLAQAEAVADLIAADSHASRDAAMQQMRGGFSNDIKKLREKLIHFASMIELELDFSEEDVEFASRDDLKALINELKRVIKALIDSFSLGNVLKNGVPTVIAGKPNAGKSTLLNALLNEEKAIVSEVAGTTRDFIEDEINIGGVTFRFVDTAGLRETQDRVEAIGVQRSYEKMKQASLIMYMFDASVSTFTEVQNEVEALEKLGVPYILVANKLDKLSTGLAEDFKAFSENLIEISADKGTGVEELKERALHLVNLDKVQTGNTMVTNARHYQSLRETMKALDDVINGIDMGMTGDFLAIDIRSSLHHLGEITGEVTTDDLLENIFSKFCIGK; this is encoded by the coding sequence ATGCATAACACGTTAGAATTAGATACAATAGTTGCTTTAGCAACAGTACCAGGACAGTCAGCAATTCACGTAATTCGTCTTTCTGGTCCCGATGCGATTAATATCGTAAATAAGGTTTTTAAAGGTAAAGACCTAGAAAAACAAGCAGGACATACGGCTCACTTCGGTACGATTCGTCAAGAAGATGGTACCATTGTAGATGAAGTTTTAGCTACAATTTTCTACGGTCCAAGATCATATACAGGAGAGAATACGGTAGAAATATCGTGTCATGGCTCTCAATTTATTGTAGATCAATTATTACAATTGTTTATGCAAGTTGGCGCTCGTTATGCTAAGGCAGGGGAGTTTACACAGCGTGCATTTGCAAATGGTAAATTAGATTTGGCACAAGCAGAAGCAGTAGCCGATTTAATTGCTGCAGATTCTCATGCATCAAGAGATGCCGCCATGCAACAGATGCGAGGTGGTTTTTCTAATGACATCAAGAAGTTAAGAGAAAAACTAATCCACTTTGCTTCTATGATTGAATTAGAGTTAGACTTCTCGGAAGAAGATGTTGAATTTGCTTCAAGAGATGATTTAAAAGCTTTAATCAATGAGTTAAAACGAGTGATTAAGGCATTAATAGATTCGTTCTCTTTAGGTAATGTACTTAAAAATGGCGTGCCTACAGTAATTGCAGGAAAGCCCAATGCAGGTAAATCAACTTTATTAAATGCATTACTGAACGAGGAAAAGGCGATTGTTTCTGAAGTAGCCGGAACAACTCGTGACTTTATCGAAGATGAAATAAATATTGGAGGTGTAACATTTAGATTTGTTGATACGGCAGGACTTCGCGAAACACAAGATAGAGTAGAAGCAATAGGTGTACAACGTTCTTATGAGAAAATGAAACAAGCTTCTTTAATAATGTATATGTTTGATGCCTCAGTATCTACATTCACAGAAGTTCAAAATGAAGTAGAAGCTTTAGAAAAACTAGGTGTTCCATATATCTTAGTTGCTAACAAACTAGATAAGTTATCAACGGGTTTAGCAGAAGACTTTAAAGCTTTCTCTGAAAATTTAATAGAAATATCTGCTGATAAAGGTACTGGTGTTGAGGAACTGAAAGAAAGAGCACTTCATTTGGTTAATCTTGATAAAGTACAAACAGGAAATACCATGGTAACTAATGCACGTCATTATCAATCGTTACGTGAAACAATGAAAGCATTAGACGATGTAATTAATGGTATCGATATGGGAATGACGGGAGATTTCTTAGCTATTGATATAAGATCGTCTTTACATCACTTGGGAGAAATTACAGGAGAGGTTACTACGGATGATTTATTGGAGAATATATTTAGTAAATTCTGTATCGGAAAATAA